The Triticum aestivum cultivar Chinese Spring chromosome 3A, IWGSC CS RefSeq v2.1, whole genome shotgun sequence genome includes a region encoding these proteins:
- the LOC123060394 gene encoding pentatricopeptide repeat-containing protein At4g14820: METRAPPLEGLSRHHKQVHAHLLRRGHPFPPAEHAEPDRAYLSVLRAATATPVLALAACACLRRAGLPAPGRHALPALLRAAARARCADSVGQAHALAVRVGAEDDGFIGTALVGAYAACRRVADARRMFEVMPDRDLVAWGVMLDSYCQTQDYREALLLLNKLKRSRMVPDQVILATVLSACGHTRHLRSGKVIHSYILVSDIFIDARLSSALLNMYANCADMEMAKKLYSGMQRKDMISSTVMVRGYAKNGKIDIARSIFNCMMEKDVVSWSAMIAGYAENNQPSEALILFKDMQECGVCPDEITLLSVISACANICSLDKARWIHSFVLNNGFCKILSICNALINMFSKCGSLTLALNVFNAMPRKNVITWTSMISAFAMHGDGKSALALFDKMKSEGVEPNGVTFLGLLFACCHAGLVDEGRSLFECMVQEYRIEPKHEHYGCMVDLMGKAKLLQEAVDLIKSMHVRPNVAVWGSLLAACWMHGDLELGAFSARKILELDPNHNGAYVFLSNMHAKSGDWNNAREARGVIEGHRVSKETSCSRVELNGIVHDFGAGGEKHQENHRTVLKFSGIISK, encoded by the exons ATGGAGACGCGAGCGCCGCCCCTCGAGGGCCTCTCCCGCCACCATAAGCAGGTGCACGCCCACCTCCTCCGCCGCGGCCACCCCTTTCCGCCGGCAGAGCACGCCGAACCTGACCGCGCCTACCTCTCCGTTCTGCGCGCCGCCACCGCCACGCCAGTCCTCGCGCTCGCCGCTTGCGCGTGCCTCCGCCGCGCCGGCCTGCCAGCGCCGGGGCGCCACGCGCTTCCTGCCctgctccgcgccgccgcccgcgcgcgcTGCGCCGACTCCGTGGGGCAGGCGCATGCCCTCGCCGTACGGGTCGGGGCCGAGGATGATGGGTTCATCGGGACCGCGCTGGTTGGCGCGTACGCGGCGTGCCGGCGCGTGGCCGACGCCCGCAGGATGTTCGAAGTAATGCCGGATCGGGATCTCGTCGCTTGGGGCGTCATGCTTGACAG TTATTGTCAGACTCAAGACTACAGAGAAGCATTGCTTCTACTCAATAAGCTGAAGAGATCAAGAATGGTGCCTGACCAAGTCATCCTTGCTACCGTTCTATCAGCCTGTGGTCATACACGACATTTAAGATCCGGAAAAGTCATCCACTCATACATACTGGTCTCAGACATTTTTATCGATGCCCGCCTCAGTAGTGCCCTCTTAAACATGTATGCTAATTGTGCGGATATGGAGATGGCCAAGAAGCTATACAGCGGGATGCAAAGGAAGGACATGATATCATCAACTGTCATGGTCCGTGGATATGCTAAGAATGGAAAAATCGATATTGCTCGCTCCATATTCAACTGTATGATGGAGAAGGATGTGGTATCTTGGAGTGCTATGATAGCAGGATATGCTGAAAATAACCAACCAAGTGAAGCGTTGATTTTGTTCAAAGATATGCAAGAGTGTGGTGTCTGTCCTGATGAAATTACCCTATTGAGCGTCATATCTGCATGTGCTAATATCTGTTCCCTTGACAAAGCCAGATGGATCCATTCGTTTGTTTTGAATAATGGGTTTTGTAAGATATTGTCCATTTGCAATGCTCTTATTAATATGTTCTCAAAATGTGGAAGTTTGACTCTTGCCTTGAACGTGTTCAATGCAATGCCTCGAAAGAATGTTATCACCTGGACAAGTATGATTTCTGCCTTTGCTATGCATGGTGATGGCAAATCTGCCTTAGCCCTTTTTGACAAGATGAAAAGTGAAGGGGTTGAACCTAATGGCGTGACATTTCTTGGTTTATTGTTTGCCTGTTGTCATGCTGGTTTAGTTgatgaaggccgttccttgtttgAATGTATGGTCCAGGAATACAGGATTGAACCCAAGCATGAGCATTATGGCTGTATGGTGGATCTTATGGGAAAGGCTAAACTTCTGCAGGAAGCAGTTGATCTCATAAAGTCAATGCATGTAAGACCTAATGTGGCTGTTTGGGGATCTCTGTTAGCAGCCTGCTGGATGCATGGTGATCTTGAGCTCGGTGCATTTTCTGCAAGGAAAATTTTGGAGTTGGATCCCAATCACAATGGAGCATATGTGTTTTTATCGAACATGCACGCAAAATCTGGTGACTGGAACAATGCTCGAGAGGCAAGAGGAGTAATTGAAGGCCATAGGGTTTCGAAAGAAACAAGCTGCAGTCGGGTAGAGCTGAATGGGATAGTCCACGATTTTGGAGCTGGAGGTGAGAAACATCAGGAAAATCATAGGACCGTTCTAAAGTTTAGTGGGATAATTTCTAAATGA